Proteins found in one Choloepus didactylus isolate mChoDid1 chromosome 3, mChoDid1.pri, whole genome shotgun sequence genomic segment:
- the CCDC110 gene encoding LOW QUALITY PROTEIN: coiled-coil domain-containing protein 110 (The sequence of the model RefSeq protein was modified relative to this genomic sequence to represent the inferred CDS: inserted 2 bases in 1 codon; deleted 2 bases in 2 codons), whose product MSPEKHLEEGDEVDSVLLSASKILNSSEGVKESGGSEPDYSCISESENQIQPQSALKALQHQLESFQALRMQTLQNVSMVQSEISEILNKSIIEVENPQFSSEKNLFGTHIGKTLEEWTARDENKEIPVLKTLKDPIENQEEILSMEKIHHFEDSRTLRSVEEKFSSDSANSLSQGIDVPTQVHFKDILTSTDNSASNIIMNPSENSDMLKNCNNLYSFHPNIPQNVMSQANTVILDESKITVPFLKHGFCENLDDICHSIKQMKEELQKSHDRELILTNQLKTLKTDTNVQSNDKNDLSPIHKKNINFIKEENIEGDLNEDIKSKRISELEALVNKLLPLRERVSKFHVTFCRKCKKLSKSETHKVKKNEKNEISITGKNITDLKFHSRVPTDGLSFFDQAKHEMKNKERQPFVVKQGSTDMKMRKTSKANSVTEQCVAKIQYLQNYLKESMMIQKKVTELENENLALKTRIKPLVSTTQSLIQKVETYEKQFKNLVEEKNTIQSRLIKTEEDGKACLKELKTVSSKYNVLQSQNKSLEERNSQLSLEKQQMIETLDQLKSKEHKTQNDMAIVNTENNRMNIEMESMKTKILLIQDEKEMVEKKTHQLLKEKAHLXNELKENQLEIIKLKEKERLARTEQETLLQIIETFKNEKLNLETTLQESTAARQMMERKVENIQTYQSTAEENFLKEIKNAKSEASIYKNSLSEMGKECEMLSKMVIEIKADNQILKEELKKHSQENIKFENSISRLTEDKVLLENYIRSIENERDTLEFEMRNLQREYLNLSDKICSQHNDPSKMAYMSRREKYHFDNHDTYEETSSPRSRPVAPDLKGMYIVIY is encoded by the exons ACTATAGCTGTATATCAGAATCAGAAAATCAAATCCAACCACAATCAGCATTGAAA GCCCTTCAGCATCAACTGGAATCATTTCAGGCTCTCCGAATGCAGACTTTGCAGAATGTTAGCATG GTACAGtctgaaatcagtgaaatactGAATAAAAGCATTATCGAAGTAGAAAACCCACAATTCAGCTCAGAAAAAAATCTGTTCGGCACACACATTGGAAAGACTTTG GAAGAATGGACTGCCAGAGATGAAAACAAGGAAATTCctgtcctgaaaaccctaaaagaT cctATAGAGAATCAAGAAGAAATCCTTTCTATGGAGAAAATTCATCATTTTGAAGATTCTAGGACTCTTCGTTCAGTGGAAGAAAAATTCAGTAGCGATAGTGCTAACAGTCTCTCACAAGGTATAGATGTTCCAACCCAGGTACATTTCAAGGACATATTAACTTCAACAGATAATTCAGCTTCAAACATAATTATGAACCCTTCAGAAAATTCTGACATGTTGAAGAATTGTAATAACCTTTATAGTTTTCATCCTAACATACCTCAAAATGTGATGTCCCAAGCTAATACAGTAATTCTGGATGAATCCAAAATTACTGTGCCTTTTCTCAAGCATGGATTTTGTGAAAATCTAGATGATATTTGCCATTCTATCAAACAAATGAAGGAAGAACTTCAAAAGTCACATGATAGGGAACTCATACTTACAAATCAACTTAAAACCTTAAAAACTGATACAAATGTTCAAAGTAATGATAAAAATGACCTCTCCCCCATtcacaagaaaaatattaattttattaaggaagaaaatatagaaggTGACTTAAATGAAGACATAAAATCAAAGAGAATTTCAGAATTAGAGGCATTAGTAAATAAATTACTCCCACTCAGGGAAAGAGTGTCAAAATTCCATGTGACTTTTtgtagaaaatgtaaaaaattatcTAAGAGTGAAACACATAAGGtaaagaagaatgagaaaaatgagatttCTATCACTGGCAAGAATATTACAGATTTAAAATTCCACTCCAGAGTTCCCACAGATGGACTGTCATTCTTTGACCAAGCAaaacatgaaatgaaaaacaaagaaagg caACCATTTGTTGTAAAACAAGGATCAACAgatatgaaaatgagaaaaacatccAAAGCCAATTCTGTTACTGAGCAGTGTGTTGCAAAAATTCAGTACTTACAAAATTACCTAAAAGAATCCATGATGATACAGAAAAAGGTAACTGAACTGGAGAATGAAAATCTAGCTCTTAAAACCAGAATAAAACCTCTTGTCTCTACCACACAATCTCTGATACAGAAAGttgaaacatatgaaaagcaatttaaaaatctgGTTGAAGAAAAGAACACTATTCAGTCCAGGTTAATTAAAACAGAAGAAGACGGAAAAGCATGTCTTAAAGAGTTGAAAACAGTAAGTAGTAAATACAATGTTCTCCAAAGCCAAAATAAAAGTCTAGAGGAAAGAAACAGTCAACTTTCCTTGGAGAAGCAACAAATGATAGAAACATTAGATCAGCTAAAAAGTAAGGAACACAAAACTCAAAATGATATGGCCATTGTCAATACTGAAAATAATCGAATGAATATTGAAATggaatcaatgaaaacaaaaattctattaatacaagatgaaaaagaaatg gTAGAGAAAAAAACACACCAGCTTTTAAAGGAGAAAGCTCACTT AAATGAACTGAAAGAGAATCAGTTGGAGATaataaaactaaaagagaaagagagattggCCAGAACGGAACAAGAGACACTTCTTCAAAtaatagaaacatttaaaaatgaaaaacttaatCTTGAAACAACATTACAAGAATCTACTGCTGCTAGACAAATGATGGAGAGAAAAGTTGAGAATATTCAAACATACCAATCTACTGCAGAAGAGaattttctgaaagaaataaaaaatgcaaagtcAGAAGCAAGTATTTATAAGAATAGCTTGTCTGAAATGGGGAAGGAATGTGAAATGTTGTCAAAAATGGTAATAGAAATTAAAGCAGATAATCAGATTCtaaaagaagaactaaaaaaacatagtcaagaaaatataaaatttgagaACAGCATCAGTAGGCTTACTGAAGACAAAGTGCTTTTAGAAAATTATATTAGAAGTATAGAGAATGAAAGAGATACCTTGGAGTTTGAGATGCGGAATCTTCAACgagaatatttaaatttaagtgaTAAAATCTGTAGTCAGCATAATGATCCATCAAAAATGGCTTACATGTCAAGAAGGGAGAAATACCATTTTGACAACCATGATACTTATGAAGAAACTTCTAGTCCTAGGAGTAGGCCTGTAGCTCCTGATTTGAAAGGTATGTATATTGTGATATATTAG